A single genomic interval of Deltaproteobacteria bacterium harbors:
- a CDS encoding sugar transferase: protein MIPSVRIAKRILDLAVGGAALVAAAPVAGVIAAAIRASSRGPVFYRQRRAGMLSGAGDGSFGEFWVYKFRTMVVDAEAKSGATLAKQGDPRITSVGRVLRKTRLDELPQLYNVLRGDMSLVGPRPERPELLRNLALTIPFFEERMRGVKPGLTGLAQVSLSYSGRLAQDSELAELKRTLINPFEIDGIDDSVADDMRTKMLYDFAYSVVLEDFWEFVRTDLRIIVMTPLVMFWHRTGR, encoded by the coding sequence ATGATTCCGTCGGTTCGCATTGCCAAGCGCATCCTGGACCTGGCCGTCGGCGGGGCGGCCCTCGTGGCCGCGGCGCCGGTAGCAGGGGTCATCGCCGCCGCGATCCGCGCCTCGTCCCGGGGCCCCGTCTTCTACCGGCAGCGACGGGCGGGGATGCTGAGCGGTGCCGGGGACGGCAGCTTCGGCGAGTTCTGGGTCTACAAGTTCCGCACCATGGTGGTGGACGCCGAGGCGAAGAGCGGGGCCACGCTGGCCAAGCAGGGAGATCCGCGCATCACCTCCGTCGGTCGCGTGCTGCGCAAGACGCGGCTCGACGAGCTGCCGCAGCTCTACAACGTGCTGCGGGGGGACATGAGCCTGGTGGGGCCACGCCCCGAGCGCCCGGAGCTCTTGCGGAACCTGGCCCTGACGATCCCGTTCTTCGAGGAGCGGATGCGCGGCGTGAAGCCGGGGCTCACCGGGCTGGCGCAGGTCAGCCTCTCGTACTCCGGGCGTCTCGCGCAGGACAGCGAGCTCGCCGAGCTGAAGCGCACGCTCATCAATCCGTTCGAGATCGACGGCATCGACGACTCGGTGGCCGACGACATGCGGACGAAGATGCTCTACGACTTCGCCTACTCGGTCGTCCTCGAGGATTTCTGGGAGTTCGTCCGGACCGACCTCCGGATCATCGTCATGACGCCGCTCGTGATGTTCTGGCACCGCACCGGGCGCTGA
- a CDS encoding SDR family oxidoreductase, producing the protein MKVLVTGGAGFIGSHLAERLVGDGHEVVVLDNLSSGHRANLASVERRLRFVEGDIRDAARLSELATGCELVFHQAAIVSVPYSVEHPQESHDVNIQGTFNVLQAARACGVRRVMFACSAAVYGEDPRLPKVEEMAPAPVSPYGVEKITGEYYLGVFNQIYGVETVSLRYFNVFGPRQDPRSPYSGVISVFVDRALTGATALVFGDGEQCRDFVYVQNVVDANLLAATVPAARGRCFNVGCGERTSLNELVAILGRLAGRPLQVEHREARAGDIRASVADIGRARSELGYAPVVGVDEGLRRLLEFERAKRR; encoded by the coding sequence GTGAAGGTCTTGGTGACTGGAGGGGCCGGCTTCATCGGTTCCCACCTGGCGGAACGGCTCGTGGGAGACGGCCACGAGGTGGTGGTGCTCGACAACCTGAGCAGCGGACATCGAGCGAACCTGGCCTCCGTGGAGCGCCGGCTGCGCTTCGTCGAAGGGGATATCCGCGATGCGGCGCGGCTCTCCGAGCTGGCGACCGGGTGCGAGCTGGTCTTCCATCAGGCGGCGATCGTCTCGGTCCCGTACTCGGTGGAGCACCCGCAGGAATCGCACGACGTGAACATCCAGGGGACCTTCAACGTGCTCCAGGCGGCTCGAGCGTGCGGCGTGCGGCGGGTGATGTTCGCCTGCTCGGCGGCGGTCTACGGCGAGGATCCGAGGCTGCCGAAGGTCGAAGAGATGGCCCCCGCCCCGGTCTCGCCCTACGGCGTGGAGAAGATCACCGGCGAGTACTACCTGGGCGTGTTCAACCAGATCTACGGCGTCGAGACGGTCTCTCTGCGCTACTTCAACGTCTTCGGGCCGCGGCAGGACCCGCGCTCCCCCTACTCGGGGGTGATCAGCGTGTTCGTGGACCGCGCGCTCACCGGCGCGACGGCGCTCGTCTTCGGGGATGGCGAGCAGTGTCGCGACTTCGTCTACGTGCAGAACGTGGTGGACGCGAACCTCCTCGCGGCGACGGTCCCGGCCGCGCGGGGGCGCTGCTTCAACGTGGGGTGTGGGGAGCGCACCTCGCTGAACGAGCTCGTGGCGATTCTGGGTCGCCTGGCGGGCCGCCCCCTGCAGGTGGAGCACCGCGAGGCGCGGGCCGGCGACATCCGGGCTTCCGTCGCGGACATCGGTCGGGCGCGCAGCGAGCTCGGGTATGCGCCGGTCGTCGGCGTGGACGAGGGTTTGCGTCGGCTGCTGGAGTTCGAGCGCGCGAAGCGCCGCTGA
- a CDS encoding glycosyltransferase, giving the protein MRILFHTGQVPYPADTGGKIRSSKLLEELARRHEVSVVCFRREADAPEDLDRLRAIAARVETVPWADPPRGSPRYLFQLARNMVSSLPFSVARHYAPAMERAIRRLVAEVEPQVLVCDFLHTTRNMMNVAFFPKILSQHNVEAVIARRRFEQETNPLARALYHLQWLKLRQYEEAASKSFHHSIMVSDQDRETLASEYGVTTTSTIPNGVDVDYFHPMETPAEGTDLVFTGSMDWLPNEDGISYFVKEILPLVRQQEPAVKVWVVGRQPTAALKRLAEATPGVELTGTVPDIRPYVARGQVYVVPLRIGGGTRIKILEAMAMGKAIVSTRIGAEGLDVTDDEDILLADEPAFFARRVVELLRDPERRRRLGVAGRAKVVDVYTWRAAVARFDAIHAELVRRG; this is encoded by the coding sequence TGCGCATCCTCTTTCACACCGGGCAGGTGCCCTATCCGGCCGACACCGGGGGAAAGATCCGGTCCTCGAAGCTGCTCGAGGAGCTGGCTCGCCGGCACGAGGTGAGCGTGGTCTGCTTCCGTCGGGAAGCGGACGCGCCGGAAGACCTCGACCGGCTGCGCGCGATCGCGGCCCGGGTCGAGACCGTCCCCTGGGCCGACCCTCCGCGGGGGAGTCCGCGCTACCTCTTTCAGCTCGCGCGGAACATGGTCTCTTCGCTCCCCTTCAGCGTGGCGCGGCACTACGCGCCGGCGATGGAGCGGGCCATCCGCCGGCTCGTGGCAGAGGTCGAGCCGCAGGTGCTGGTGTGCGACTTCCTGCACACCACGCGCAACATGATGAACGTGGCCTTCTTCCCGAAGATCCTCTCCCAGCACAACGTAGAGGCGGTGATCGCGCGCCGGCGCTTCGAGCAGGAGACGAACCCGCTCGCGAGGGCCCTCTATCACCTGCAGTGGCTCAAGCTCCGCCAGTACGAGGAGGCCGCCTCCAAGAGCTTCCATCACAGCATCATGGTCTCGGACCAGGACCGCGAGACGCTGGCCAGCGAGTACGGGGTGACGACCACCTCCACCATCCCGAACGGCGTGGACGTGGATTACTTCCACCCGATGGAGACGCCCGCCGAGGGGACGGACCTGGTCTTCACCGGGTCCATGGACTGGCTACCCAACGAGGACGGGATCTCGTACTTCGTGAAGGAGATCCTCCCGCTCGTGCGCCAGCAGGAGCCGGCGGTCAAGGTGTGGGTCGTGGGACGGCAGCCCACGGCGGCGCTCAAGCGGCTGGCCGAGGCCACGCCGGGGGTCGAGCTCACGGGGACGGTGCCGGACATCCGGCCCTACGTGGCGCGCGGACAGGTCTACGTGGTGCCGCTCAGGATCGGCGGCGGAACGCGCATCAAGATCCTCGAGGCGATGGCGATGGGCAAGGCGATCGTCTCGACCCGCATCGGCGCCGAGGGGCTCGACGTCACCGACGACGAGGACATCCTGCTCGCCGACGAGCCGGCGTTCTTTGCCCGACGCGTGGTCGAGCTCTTGCGCGACCCGGAAAGGCGACGACGCCTGGGGGTGGCGGGGCGCGCCAAGGTGGTGGACGTCTACACCTGGCGCGCGGCCGTGGCCCGGTTCGACGCGATCCACGCGGAGCTCGTGCGGCGGGGCTGA